Proteins co-encoded in one Hydrogenobacter sp. genomic window:
- a CDS encoding nucleotidyltransferase family protein: MNEIRKNKTVGFFILAAGRCERFGAPKFLFPYEGMPLLKRLLEKCLIVEPEHTYIITGAYHKEIASKVENGRLIYNPKYSEGMASSIRLVSEKATELKLEAIVLILSDQPFVNDYMLRVLIKHFNEGYDIVSFEKNGEPCPPSLFSRRYYKALAELKGDTGAKKIIKEAKRKEVIKGFDHLLEDFDNVWDYLRLTSEDPLKRS, encoded by the coding sequence ATGAATGAGATTAGGAAAAATAAAACGGTAGGTTTTTTTATCCTTGCAGCTGGAAGGTGTGAAAGATTCGGCGCCCCCAAGTTTCTCTTCCCCTATGAAGGTATGCCATTGCTTAAGAGATTGCTTGAAAAGTGTTTAATTGTAGAGCCTGAGCATACCTACATAATAACCGGGGCTTATCACAAAGAGATCGCTTCAAAAGTGGAAAATGGAAGACTCATATACAATCCGAAATATTCTGAAGGTATGGCTTCCTCCATAAGGCTCGTATCAGAGAAGGCTACAGAGTTAAAGTTGGAGGCTATTGTATTAATTCTTTCAGACCAGCCCTTTGTAAATGACTATATGCTGAGAGTGCTTATAAAGCATTTTAATGAAGGTTACGATATTGTTTCCTTTGAAAAAAATGGAGAGCCTTGTCCACCTTCGCTTTTCAGTAGAAGATACTATAAAGCGCTGGCAGAATTGAAGGGGGATACAGGTGCAAAGAAAATAATAAAGGAGGCGAAGAGGAAGGAGGTAATAAAGGGATTTGATCACCTCCTTGAAGACTTTGACAACGTATGGGATTACCTACGCCTTACTTCCGAAGATCCTCTTAAAAGGAGTTAA